A stretch of DNA from Sandaracinaceae bacterium:
TGGTGGACCCCACCGCGATGAAACCCATCCGCGACTCGACGTCCAGCGTCTTCTGCGTGCACTGCCGCGAGACGCATCCGCGCGTATGGACGCATTGCCCAAACTCGGGCAAGCCCATGCAGGCGGGGGACCCACGAGTCGGGAGCACCGTCGCCTCACGCTACCGCATCGAGTCGATCATTGGCCGTGGGGGCATGGGGATCGTCTACGGCGCGCGGCGCTCGACCGGCGAGCGCGTGGCGGTCAAGTGTCTCCATCCGGAGATCGCGGACAACGCCGACGCCATCCGCCGTTTCCAACGGGAGGCCGAGACGGCGCGAAGCGTGCGGCACCCGAACGTCGTCGAGGTCCTCGAGGCGGGTGTCGATGGCGGGTCACCATACATCGTGATGGAGTACCTGGACGGTGAGCCCCTCTCCACGCGCCTCACGCGTGCGCAGACGCTGTCGCCACACGTCGCGTGTCAGCTCATGCACCAGGCGTTGCTCGGGCTGGCGGCCGTGCACCGCGCCGGGGTCATCCATCGCGATCTGAAGCCTGGCAACATCTTCCTGAGCTTCACGCCGCGTGGCGAGATACGCGTCAAGCTGCTGGACTTCGGCGTGTCCATGTGGAGCGACTTCGACCTCGCCTCCACCAAGCTCACGCGCACGGGCGTCCTGATGGGGACACCCAGCTACATGAGCCCCGAACAAGCCCGCGGGAACCCGCGCTTCGACCAGCGCGCCGACCTCTACTCGGTCGCCGCCATGCTCTACGAGTGCATCGCCGGCCACGTGCCGCACGTTCGCTCCAACTATCACGCGCTGCTGCTTGCCATCGTCGAGGGCAACCCGCCCCCCCTCGAGGCGTGCGTCGCCGTGCTGCCCCAGGGGCTGTCTGCCGTCGTGCATCGCGGCCTGGCGGTCAACCCCGACGTGCGATACGCGGACGCGGATGCTTTCGCGGGCGCGCTGGAGCCGTTCCTCACCCTGACGCGCGCCTCCTCGCCGCCGCGCTTGGCCACCTCCGCGGCATCCCAGTTCGGCGTGTCGCCAGCCCGTCCATCCCCGCCTGCCGACGAGCCTGGCGGCGACGACGTGGCGGTCCGTAGTGCCCGGGACTCGAGCGTCTTCATTGCGCGCGACCTCCCCGCCACGGCGGAGCCATCCGTCTCCCAGACGGTCTCGATGGGGGCCATGCGCTATCTCCAGGCGGAGTTCGGCCCGGCGGCGGTGGCCGAGCTGCTCACCCGCCTACCCAGCGCGCACGCGCGCCTGCTCATCGACGGCGCCCCAAACCTTCGCTGTCCCGCCAGCGTGTGCGACGCGCTGCTGAACGAGGCCGAGATCGAGTTCGGGGCGGGCGCCATGTCCGTGTCCCGCGCCATCGGAGCCGAGATCGCGACATCGGCCGCGACCCGCACGCTGCGCTGGGTCCGCACCGTTTCGCCCGCGGTGTTCGTCACGCGCGTGCCCGACGTGTGGGCCGACCTGTTCGACTTCGGGTCTGTCTCCGTGATGACGGTGGGGTCCACGCGCTGCCGCATCGACGTCATGACCACGCTCGCCGAGTGCGCCGCACGCGACGCGATGATGTGCGGCCTTTTCGCGCGCTTGCTCACCATCACAGGCGCGACTGCGGTGGACGTGTACTCCACCGGGGGACTCGAGCGCGGCTCCACGATCTATCGCGCCGGGTGGCAAGCCACCTGACGGCGCGAACCTCCTGACGGCGCAGGCGGGCCTACCGCGCTGGGCTCAGGCCTTCCCGAGGCGCGCGAGGCGCGCTTCGTCGGCGAGGTACTCCTCGTAGCCCATGCCGAGGTCGTAGTACGTGTCCGGGCCGAGCTCGAGCACGCGTGACACCAGAGAGTCCACGAACTGCACGTCGTGGGACGCTACGATGAGGCTGCCCTCGAACTTGATGAGCCCGTTGTTGAGCGCCGTGATGGACTCGAGGTCCAGGTGGTTGGTGGGGCCGTCGAGCAGCAGCACGTTCGGGTCCTGCAGCATCGCGCGCGACAACATGCAGCGCACCTTCTCGCCCCCGGAGAGCACGGACGCGGCCTTCTGCGACTCCTCGCCGGAGAACAGCATGCGGCCGAGGAAGGCGCGACAGAAGTTCTCCTCCTGGTTGGTGGAGAACTGACGCATCCAGTCCACCAGGTTCAGTGAACAGCCGTCGAAGAACTTGGCGTTGTCGCGGGGCAGCACGCCCAGGTTCACGGAGCTGCCGAAGCGGAAGGTGCCCTCGTCGGGCTCCATGTCGCCCGCCAAGATGGACATGAACGCGTTCACCGCGTTGTCGTTGCCCGTGACGGCCATCTTCTCGCCGCGGCTGAGCGTGAAGCGCACGTCCTTGAAGAGGAGCTCCCCGTCGAGGGTCTTGGTCAGCCCGTCCACGAAGAGGACGTCCTTGCCCAGCTGCCGCTCGGTCTTGAAGATGATGTACGGATACTTGCGCGACGACGGCTTGATGTCGTCGAGGGTGATCTTCTCGAGCTGCGAGCGGCGCGAGCTGGCCTGACGCGACTTGCTGGCGTTGGCGCTGAAGCGCTGGATGAAGGCCTGCAGCTCCTTGATCTTGTCGGTCTTCTTGGCGTTGGCCTCCTGCTTCTGACGCAGGGCGAGCTGGCTGGTCTCGTACCAGAACGTGTAGTTGCCGCTGAAGAGCTGCACCTTCTGGAAGTCCACGTCCGCGATGTGCGTGCAGACCTTGTCGAGGAAGTGACGGTCATGCGAGACGACGATGACCGTGTTCTGGAAGCGCAGCAGGAACTCCTCCAGCCACAGGATGGTGTCGACGTCCAAGTGGTTGGTGGGCTCGTCGAGCAACAGGATGTCCGGGTTGCCGAACAGCGCCTGGGCCAGGAGCACGCGCACCTTCTCGCCGTCCTCCAGCTCCTTGACCAGCTTGTTGTGGCGCGCGTCCGGGATGCCCAGCTCGCTCAGCAGCTGCGCCGCGTTGCTCTCAGCGTCCCAGCCCTGAAGGTCGGCGAACTCGGTCTCGAGCTCGGCCGCGCGCACGCCGTCTTCGTCGCTGAACTCGCCCTTGGCGTAGATCGCGTCCTTCTCCTGGCCCACCTCGTAGAGCCGCTTGTGCCCCATGATGACGGCGTTGAGCGCGGTCACGTCGTTGTAGGCGAAGTGGTCCTGCTTGAGCACGCTGAGGCGCGCGCCAGGCGGGATGACGACCTTGCCGGAGCTGGGATCGAGCTCACCGGACAGGCAGCGCAAGAAGGTGGACTTGCCCGCGCCGTTGGCGCCGATCAGGCCGTAGCAGTTCCCGGGCGTGAACTTGATGTCCACGTTCTCGAAGAGCGGGCGACTGCCGAAGGAGAGGGAGAGGTTTTCGGTGGAGATCATGGTGGCTCTCTCGTGCGGCGTGAGCGGGGGGCGGAGGGGCGGCTCGCCCGAAGGCGCGGCGCCCGAGCGACGAGGCCCACCGGCCGGTGGACGAAGGAGAAAAAGAAACAGGCCCGACGCTGGGGTGCGTCGAGCCTGCTTGGGTGGTGACCCCAACGAGATTTGAACTCGTGTTACCGGCGTGAGAGGCCGATGTCCTAACCACTAGACGATGGGGCCAGCTTGGGAGCTGCGAGCCTTATAGTGGCTTGCAGCATTTTTTCAAGCTGTTCGGGGACTAGGATTCGAACCTAGATAGCCAGAACCAGAAACTGGAGTCCTGCCGTTAGACGATCCCCGAATGTCAACACCCAGGTGCCCTGGGGCGCCCTGCGAGGACGGGACTATAGTCAGAACGACTCGCGGGGCAAGCCTGATTGCCTCCTTTTTCGCGGGGGGGGTCCAACTGGGATCGACGGTCGTGGTCGCCACAGCCTCGGCCAGGGCTCGGTCGCGCTGGCGCTCCCTGCGGTGCCTCCCCCAATTCGGCGCATCGCTGCACGATGCTTGAATTGGGGCCCCCCCGACACCCTGGCCGAGGCTGTGGCGCCCCCGACCTCATGGATCCAGGTGGGGCCTCGCCTTGGCGGGGATGGCGCGTTCGGCTTGCGCCGCTCGCTTGGGGGAGTGCTTGGATGAGCGGGGCATGGGCGTGAGGGGGTGGGAGGGGCCGGTGAGGCTCCACGGGTCCGACGGGACGGTCCGGCTCGAGGGATCCACCCGTCGAGCCTAGATGGGCCCTCGCCGTGCTGAGCCGATCAGCCGTGCGCACCACGCGCCAAGGCGTTCGTGGGCGCGGCGTGCTTGGGCATTCGTCGCAAAGGGGGCCTCGTCGAGCTACTCGCAACCGTCCATGACCCAGCGAATGAAGTCGGCGGCCAGGCCGGGAGGGTTGGCGGACTCGGTGAGCGCGGCGATCTCGTCGTCGTACTCGAGGCGATGCACGATGACCGGCACGGGATGGCCGAACACCTGCTGAAGGGTACCGTCCTCGTGGAGTGCCAGCGCGGCTCTGCAGACGTCGGCAGCGAACGCCTCCGCGATGTCCCCTTCGAGGTCGAGCAGCTGGTCGATGTCGTCTTCCGCGTCCTCGGAAAGGACGAGTCCTCGAGCCTTCAGCCAGTCCTCGACCGCCGCGGCCGCGGGCGTGCCGTGTTCGCCGAACCACGCCAGTTGGTTCTGGAGCCAGAAAGCACAGTTCCATCGAGCTTCGTCGGGGCTCGACGCCTCGTCTACCGTGGCCTCCCAGTTCGCCTCCGTGTTGAAGCCCACCATCAGCGCCGGATGCTGCATGTCCTCGTGCGCGAGGTAGAAGGACAAGGCGTAGACGCCCTCGGTCTCACTCGGCGTGAGACCCCGCAGCGCCACCTCCACCCTCAGCCGAATCGGCTCCGCGAGCGATCCTGCCTCAATCCCTTCCCCACTAGTCGTCATCCAACCACTCCCTCCGGCTCCGCGGGGTCCACAGCACCACACACGGCCTGCTCGGTCGCAGGCCCGGCGTTGTACCGCGTCACGAGGCCGTCCGTCACCCCAGCTGAGCGAGGGGGACGCCGCACTAACCGGGTCCCAGGCTGCGAGCTGATGAGCGTCGGGAACGGTCCGGCTCGACGGATCCGCCAGTCGAGCCCAGCCGAGCGATCGCCGCGCAAGGCCGATCCCAGGCGCGAGCCCCGCGTCCCGAGGCAAACCAAACGTCACCGAGGAGGGTGAGGGGCGGCCGTGGCGGCGGGTGTCGGGGGGGCCCCATTGCAAGCGCCCTGGCGCGCCGCAATGGGGGAGGCACCGCAGGGAGCGCCTGCGCGACCGAGCCCGCAGCCACGGACGCCCCTCGTCCTCCGCGCGCAACCGCATGGACATCTGGAAACGCCGCGCACGAGGGACCGGCCCCCCACCGCGGAATGAATGGGCGTTCACTCCGGATCGCGCTATGGTCCAAGCCAGATGACCCAAGACTTCAGCCGCTTCAACGGGACCGACTCCTACCTCACCAGCGACGCGCTCAAGGCGTCCGTGAACTGTGCGCTGCTGCTCGAGCGCCCGCTGCTGGTGCGCGGCGAGCCGGGCACGGGCAAGACGCTGCTGGCGGAGGCCGCCGCGGAGGCGCTGAACATGGAGCTGGTACGCTGGCACGTGAAGAGCACCACGCGCGCGCAGGACGGCCTCTACGTCTACGACACGGTCCAGCGCCTGTACGACTCGCGCTTCGGCGACAAGGACGTCAACGACATCTCGCACTACATCAAGCTCGGGCCCATGGGGCGCGCGTTCGACTCGCCCAAGCGCGTGGTGCTGCTCATCGACGAGATCGACAAGGCGGACATCGAGTTCCCGAACGACCTCCTGCACGAGCTCGACCGGATGCGCTTCTACATCAACGAGACGGGCCGCGAGGTCGTCGCCACGGAGCGCCCCTTCGTCATCATCACCAGCAACGCGGAGAAGGAGCTGCCCGACGCGTTCCTGCGTCGCTGCGTGTTCCACTTCATCGACTTCCCCGAGAAGTCGCTCATGAAGGACATCGTCCGGGTGCACCACCCGACCATTGAAGAGTCCCTGGTGGACCAGGCCATCGAGACCTTCTTCGAGATCCGCAGCATGAACCGCCTGCGCAAGCGCCCCAGCACCAGCGAGCTGGTGGA
This window harbors:
- a CDS encoding serine/threonine protein kinase, encoding MKPIRDSTSSVFCVHCRETHPRVWTHCPNSGKPMQAGDPRVGSTVASRYRIESIIGRGGMGIVYGARRSTGERVAVKCLHPEIADNADAIRRFQREAETARSVRHPNVVEVLEAGVDGGSPYIVMEYLDGEPLSTRLTRAQTLSPHVACQLMHQALLGLAAVHRAGVIHRDLKPGNIFLSFTPRGEIRVKLLDFGVSMWSDFDLASTKLTRTGVLMGTPSYMSPEQARGNPRFDQRADLYSVAAMLYECIAGHVPHVRSNYHALLLAIVEGNPPPLEACVAVLPQGLSAVVHRGLAVNPDVRYADADAFAGALEPFLTLTRASSPPRLATSAASQFGVSPARPSPPADEPGGDDVAVRSARDSSVFIARDLPATAEPSVSQTVSMGAMRYLQAEFGPAAVAELLTRLPSAHARLLIDGAPNLRCPASVCDALLNEAEIEFGAGAMSVSRAIGAEIATSAATRTLRWVRTVSPAVFVTRVPDVWADLFDFGSVSVMTVGSTRCRIDVMTTLAECAARDAMMCGLFARLLTITGATAVDVYSTGGLERGSTIYRAGWQAT
- a CDS encoding ATP-binding cassette domain-containing protein — its product is MISTENLSLSFGSRPLFENVDIKFTPGNCYGLIGANGAGKSTFLRCLSGELDPSSGKVVIPPGARLSVLKQDHFAYNDVTALNAVIMGHKRLYEVGQEKDAIYAKGEFSDEDGVRAAELETEFADLQGWDAESNAAQLLSELGIPDARHNKLVKELEDGEKVRVLLAQALFGNPDILLLDEPTNHLDVDTILWLEEFLLRFQNTVIVVSHDRHFLDKVCTHIADVDFQKVQLFSGNYTFWYETSQLALRQKQEANAKKTDKIKELQAFIQRFSANASKSRQASSRRSQLEKITLDDIKPSSRKYPYIIFKTERQLGKDVLFVDGLTKTLDGELLFKDVRFTLSRGEKMAVTGNDNAVNAFMSILAGDMEPDEGTFRFGSSVNLGVLPRDNAKFFDGCSLNLVDWMRQFSTNQEENFCRAFLGRMLFSGEESQKAASVLSGGEKVRCMLSRAMLQDPNVLLLDGPTNHLDLESITALNNGLIKFEGSLIVASHDVQFVDSLVSRVLELGPDTYYDLGMGYEEYLADEARLARLGKA
- a CDS encoding MoxR family ATPase → MTQDFSRFNGTDSYLTSDALKASVNCALLLERPLLVRGEPGTGKTLLAEAAAEALNMELVRWHVKSTTRAQDGLYVYDTVQRLYDSRFGDKDVNDISHYIKLGPMGRAFDSPKRVVLLIDEIDKADIEFPNDLLHELDRMRFYINETGREVVATERPFVIITSNAEKELPDAFLRRCVFHFIDFPEKSLMKDIVRVHHPTIEESLVDQAIETFFEIRSMNRLRKRPSTSELVDWIAVLKRTGIKDIRLDQNLPFLGALLKKEQDLVAFADQLAGGRRWRS